The following are encoded in a window of Flavobacterium psychrotrophum genomic DNA:
- a CDS encoding acyltransferase family protein, translating to MNSVASTEAVFPDSKKHFEILDGLRGVAAVIVVAFHIFEYFAGGDHTKQIINHGYLAVDFFFLLSGFVIVHAYDDRWGKMTLKGFFKRRIIRLHPMIIMGMLIGGICFYPSAAAMFPAIESTPVWKLLLVTVIGFTLLPVTAALDIRGWGEMYPTNGPAWSLFYEYVANICYALFLRKASNTVLTILTVIAGAALVHFAVFGGQGDVIGGWSLDIAQIRLGLTRLSFPFLAGMLLRRLYKGGNVKNAFLWSSLLIAAVLAFPRVGGSDNLWMNGIYDSLAIILMFPVIIYIGASGRIENTAMQKVCRFLGDISYPIYITHYAWIYLYYAWIQNNNVATEDAWPMGILVFIVSIVAAYAALKLYDAPVRKWLTTRLLKR from the coding sequence ATGAACAGCGTAGCCTCAACAGAAGCGGTTTTTCCGGATTCTAAAAAGCATTTTGAAATACTGGATGGCCTTAGGGGTGTTGCCGCAGTTATTGTGGTGGCATTTCACATATTTGAATATTTTGCAGGTGGAGACCATACCAAACAAATCATTAACCATGGTTACCTGGCGGTAGACTTTTTCTTCCTGCTATCGGGGTTTGTAATTGTACATGCCTATGATGACCGTTGGGGTAAAATGACATTAAAAGGGTTTTTTAAACGCAGGATCATCAGGCTGCACCCCATGATTATTATGGGTATGCTTATAGGTGGTATCTGTTTTTATCCGAGCGCGGCAGCCATGTTTCCGGCTATAGAAAGCACCCCGGTGTGGAAGCTGTTATTGGTAACTGTTATAGGGTTTACGTTACTTCCTGTAACGGCTGCGCTTGATATAAGGGGCTGGGGAGAAATGTATCCTACTAACGGGCCTGCTTGGTCGCTCTTTTACGAATACGTAGCTAATATTTGTTATGCCCTGTTTTTAAGAAAGGCATCTAATACCGTGCTTACCATTCTTACAGTAATTGCAGGGGCTGCGCTGGTACACTTTGCCGTATTTGGCGGCCAGGGAGATGTTATAGGCGGCTGGTCTTTAGATATCGCTCAGATAAGGCTGGGCTTAACCAGGCTATCATTCCCGTTTTTAGCGGGTATGTTACTCAGGAGGCTTTATAAAGGCGGAAATGTTAAGAACGCCTTTTTGTGGAGCAGCCTGTTAATTGCCGCTGTGCTTGCCTTCCCTCGCGTGGGTGGCAGCGATAACCTTTGGATGAATGGTATTTATGATTCTTTGGCTATTATACTGATGTTCCCTGTAATTATATACATAGGGGCAAGTGGCAGGATAGAAAATACTGCAATGCAAAAGGTTTGCAGGTTTTTGGGAGATATTTCATATCCTATATACATTACGCACTATGCCTGGATTTATTTGTATTATGCCTGGATACAGAATAATAATGTAGCAACCGAAGATGCCTGGCCCATGGGGATACTGGTATTCATAGTATCAATAGTAGCAGCTTATGCGGCACTTAAACTTTATGATGCCCCGGTACGAAAATGGCTTACTACACGTTTACTAAAGCGATAA